One genomic segment of Anguilla anguilla isolate fAngAng1 chromosome 2, fAngAng1.pri, whole genome shotgun sequence includes these proteins:
- the LOC118221935 gene encoding GRB2-related adaptor protein 2-like has protein sequence MEATGKFDFTATAEDELSFRKGDVIKILGTNDDWFKAELHGHEGFVPRNYINVRFPSWYQENASRSMAEESLSPRELGAFLIRGSQRSPGDFSISVRHDSDVQHFKVMKDGKGQYYLWSERFSSVNKLVEYYKSNSVSKQTQIFLSDGEPQPGQVEKQNSSVPVPHRPAEPVPHAQRPVLQVRALYDFIAEEADELPFSAGDVIEVLDRSDPSWWRGQLRGRSGLFPCNYVAPV, from the exons ATGGAAGCGACCGGAAAGTTTGATTTCACAGCCACAGCAGAGGACGAGCTCAGCTTCCGCAAGGGGGACGTTATCAAG attttGGGTACTAATGATGACTGGTTCAAGGCGGAGCTGCATGGACACGAGGGCTTTGTCCCTAGAAACTACATCAATGTGCGATTTCCCAG CTGGTACCAGGAGAACGCCAGCAGGAGCATGGCGGAGGAGAGCCTGAGCCCTCGGGAGCTGGGGGCCTTCCTGATCCGCGGCAGCCAGAGGTCACCGGGAGATTTCTCCATCTCCGTGCG GCATGACTCCGACGTGCAGCATTTTAAGGTGATGAAGGACGGCAAGGGTCAGTATTACCTGTGGTCGGAGCGGTTCAGCTCCGTGAACAAGCTGGTGGAGTACTACAAGAGCAACTCGGTGTCCAAGCAGACGCAGATCTTCCTCAGCGACGGCGAGCCGCAGCCGGGACAG GTGGAGAAACAAAACAGCTCCGTCCCCGTTCCCCATAGGCCAGCTGAGCCTGTGCCGCATGCTCAG AGGCCAGTCCTGCAGGTCAGAGCGCTGTATGACTTCATCGCTGAGGAGGCGGACGAGCTGCCCTTCAGCGCGGGGGACGTGATCGAGGTCCTGGACCGCTCAGACCCGTCCTGGTGGAGAGGCCAGCTGCGGGGCAGGAGCGGCCTGTTCCCCTGCAACTACGTCGCCCCCGTCTGA
- the LOC118220048 gene encoding protein FAM83F-like, which translates to MAESQITCMDDGHINEKIKESNPEFYYSEEQRAALEQLLKNGDGAFKDRLKEDNVKDFLSAREIKSIRSTFREYCTDSEDDLDSAPVQIAKGDSGIHSTYWPQLSDFEVPPLDIGWPDGGSYKGVTRVTVHTNPPKEDGPRIKQVVRKLIQESKKVVAVVMDLLTDLQILQDLLDAACKRNVSIYILLEASGMPHFLDMCTRLQINAMHLGNIRVRTVRGMGLPLSIGKLPGFLSNKYMLVDGNKVMFGSYSFTWSASRMDRNTVLIMTGHVVDFFDRDFRELYAVSENVDLYGELHVIRAPKPVIVLPKAEPRAPPYASRFQASLGDLRDVGAAVPAHKFYNPKYSLVVGGGAGTTSSLRDVLPRREPPNGPDPWGTMDRFLKANSDRPDRLVSPPVSPTDAGGAPRPNGLAPTGTRLTLPGLQKVKIGNLRDSNDSSVGSTPTRASLRSPKFSLKRVTVETSLDENVRDKFVQEASEGSPLIKGRIKSFSKGSKNTSLQSVNIQDGDALKAQTRLQKKECILS; encoded by the exons ATGGCAGAATCTCAAATAACGTGCATGGACGATGGTCATATCAACGAAAAAATAAAGGAGTCCAATCCAGAATTTTACTACAGCGAGGAGCAACGTGCGGCGCTCGAACAGCTCCTGAAAAACGGCGACGGCGCTTTTAAAGACAGGCTAAAAGAGGACAACGTTAAAGACTTCCTTTCTGCCCGCGAGATCAAATCTATTCGGAGCACATTTCGGGAATACTGTACGGACAGTGAAGATGATCTGGACTCGGCGCCAGTCCAGATCGCCAAAGGAGACTCGGGGATCCACTCCACGTACTGGCCCCAGTTGTCGGATTTTGAGGTGCCACCCTTGGACATTGGCTGGCCAGACGGGGGCTCTTATAAAGGTGTAACACGAGTAACGGTTCACACGAACCCGCCGAAGGAAGATGGCCCTCGTATTAAGCAAGTAGTTCGCAAACTGATCCAGGAGTCCAAAAAG gTGGTGGCGGTGGTCATGGACCTTCTCACAGACCTCCAGATCCTGCAGGACCTGCTGGACGCGGCCTGCAAGCGCAACGTTTCCATCTACATCCTGCTGGAAGCCAGCGGCATGCCCCACTTCCTGGACATGTGCACTCGGCTGCAGATCAACGCAATGCATCTGGGG AACATCCGCGTGCGGACGGTGCGGGGGATGGGCCTCCCGCTCTCTATTGGGAAACTCCCTGGCTTTCTGTCCAATAAATACATGCTGGTAGATGGAAACAAAGTCATGTTCGGCTCATACAG CTTCACGTGGAGCGCCTCCCGGATGGACCGCAACACGGTGCTCATCATGACGGGCCACGTGGTGGACTTCTTCGACCGCGACTTTCGGGAGCTCTACGCCGTCTCCGAAAACGTGGACCTCTACGGCGAGCTCCACGTCATCAGGGCGCCGAAGCCCGTCATCGTGCTGCCGAAGGCGGAGCCTCGGGCCCCGCCCTACGCCTCCCGCTTCCAGGCGAGCCTGGGAGACCTCCGGGACGTCGGGGCCGCGGTCCCGGCGCACAAGTTCTACAACCCCAAGTACTctctggtggtggggggcggcgCGGGAACGACAAGCTCCCTCAGAGACGTCCTGCCCAGGCGGGAGCCGCCGAACGGGCCGGACCCCTGGGGCACCATGGACAGGTTCCTGAAGGCCAACAGCGACAGGCCGGACCGGCTCGTTTCGCCGCCGGTCTCGCCCACCGACGCTGGGGGCGCGCCGAGGCCCAACGGGCTCGCTCCGACGGGCACGAGGCTCACCCTCCCGGGCCTCCAGAAAGTGAAAATCGGAAATCTGCGGGACAGCAACGACTCGTCCGTCGGCTCCACCCCTACTCGCGCTTCGCTCAGGTCTCCGAAGTTCTCCCTCAAGCGCGTCACCGTGGAGACCTCTTTGGATGAGAACGTGCGGGACAAATTTGTCCAAGAAGCTTCGGAGGGATCCCCACTGATCAAAGGGAGAATCAAAAGCTTTTCAAAAGGGTCCAAAAACACATCTCTGCAGTCAGTTAATATACAGGACGGCGATG CCCTGAAAGCACAGACACGACTTCAAAAGAAAGAATGCATTCTATCCTGA